Proteins encoded together in one Streptomyces sp. NA04227 window:
- a CDS encoding TetR/AcrR family transcriptional regulator: MPRTSASRSRMLPTDRQAQILAAARRILEHKPIDEVSVDAVAAEAGVSPGLLFHYFGSQRKFRHAVLTMAAEELLSHVRPDPALSLAEQLNAGVVTFIDYVTRFPTIYRAVVSLGRGSDVKTLHSSVRGTIADWILDGIEQVGVEVTGPLRLTVAGWLAYMEEVVLGWIANPLCTKEELTDMCERSFYDLAGGAIGDEERWARIRELMVVRP, translated from the coding sequence ATGCCCAGAACTTCCGCTTCCCGCTCGCGCATGCTGCCGACCGACCGCCAGGCCCAGATCCTGGCCGCGGCCAGGCGCATCCTGGAGCACAAACCCATCGACGAGGTCTCCGTCGACGCGGTCGCCGCCGAGGCGGGAGTCTCCCCAGGACTGCTCTTCCACTACTTCGGATCGCAGCGAAAGTTCCGGCACGCGGTCCTCACCATGGCCGCCGAGGAACTGCTCAGCCACGTCCGCCCCGACCCCGCCCTCAGCCTCGCCGAGCAGCTCAACGCCGGTGTGGTGACCTTCATCGACTACGTCACCCGCTTCCCGACGATCTACCGGGCCGTGGTCAGCCTCGGCCGCGGTTCGGACGTGAAGACCCTGCACTCCTCGGTGCGCGGCACCATCGCCGACTGGATCCTCGACGGCATCGAGCAGGTGGGTGTGGAGGTCACCGGCCCGCTGCGGCTCACCGTGGCGGGCTGGCTCGCGTACATGGAGGAGGTCGTCCTCGGCTGGATAGCGAACCCCCTGTGCACCAAGGAGGAGCTGACCGACATGTGCGAGCGCAGCTTCTACGACCTGGCGGGCGGCGCGATCGGCGATGAGGAGCGCTGGGCGCGGATCCGGGAGCTCATGGTCGTACGGCCCTGA
- a CDS encoding response regulator transcription factor has product MLVVEDDENLRFALTAALRGSGLAVDEAADLPQADEALFITAYDCVVFDRNLPSGDAAEHVRRWRLEGGAVPVLFLTARDTVADRVEGFAAGGDDYLVKPFAVPELIARVHSLCRRSGAVRPPVYRCGDLEIDTARRQVRRAGVLLMLTSKEFAVLEMLAARADQAVTRAELIEGCWDEMAEPQSNVLEVLMSQLRRKLGDPPVIRTVRGVGYRLEAAQGSE; this is encoded by the coding sequence GTGCTGGTGGTCGAGGACGACGAGAATCTGCGGTTCGCCCTGACGGCCGCGCTGCGCGGCTCGGGCCTCGCGGTGGACGAGGCGGCGGACCTGCCGCAGGCCGACGAGGCCCTGTTCATCACCGCGTACGACTGTGTCGTCTTTGACCGCAACCTGCCGTCGGGGGACGCGGCCGAGCACGTACGGCGCTGGCGTCTGGAGGGCGGCGCGGTGCCGGTGCTCTTCCTCACCGCGCGGGACACCGTGGCCGACCGGGTCGAGGGCTTCGCCGCGGGCGGGGACGACTACCTGGTCAAGCCCTTCGCCGTACCGGAGCTGATCGCCCGCGTGCACAGCCTGTGCCGCCGCTCGGGGGCGGTGCGGCCGCCGGTGTACCGCTGCGGCGACCTGGAGATCGACACCGCGCGGCGGCAGGTACGCCGGGCCGGGGTGCTGCTCATGCTCACCAGCAAGGAGTTCGCGGTCCTCGAAATGCTGGCCGCCCGCGCCGACCAGGCCGTCACCCGCGCCGAACTGATCGAGGGCTGCTGGGACGAGATGGCCGAGCCGCAGTCCAACGTCCTGGAAGTGCTGATGTCCCAGCTGCGCCGGAAACTGGGCGATCCGCCGGTGATCCGGACGGTACGCGGGGTCGGTTACCGCTTGGAGGCGGCACAGGGCTCCGAGTGA
- a CDS encoding alpha/beta hydrolase, with protein sequence MIFGVRRRTATLVALAASGSLLLTACQVASAGADNDPAHSAKLQKFYNQKPRWKNCGDGLQCASLKVPMDYKKPKGRTFTLPLVKHPAENRKKRIGAIVYNPGGPGASGVEDLKGGTITTFGKKVRARFDVVSFDPRGVGGSKPAIKCPWKEGGSGGGEASAPTLYPDDAQERRTALAGADAEAKNCRKGTGEVLRHVGTPDAARDVDVLRSVLGDKKINFLGWSYGTSLGTTYGELFPHRVRTMVLDGAVDPSLNWQQRALSQGTAFAKSIDDYAQFCPDLAGDRCPGTTPEEIRDVVDTLYRDVEAEPLPVQGSETTVDIQTLHGVITDAMYSPEDQWEGLSDALWEAYDQGDGTKLQKLSDGEEPETETARTAARTMERTAARAAAKAEDNSGDALLAINCLDIPHPKDPGAYWKALGGAHRKAGVFGTQSIVDEMSCRNWPKGTTKPHRAKTPGMAPALVIGTTGDPATPYHEARSLAKQLPKGMLLTYEGLGHTAYGRGGSCVSKIVDDYFLHRKKIRAGATC encoded by the coding sequence ATGATCTTCGGCGTTCGACGGCGTACCGCCACGCTCGTGGCCCTCGCCGCCTCCGGCTCGTTGCTGCTCACCGCCTGCCAGGTCGCCTCGGCCGGGGCCGACAACGACCCCGCGCATTCCGCGAAGCTGCAGAAGTTCTACAACCAGAAGCCGCGCTGGAAGAACTGCGGCGACGGCTTGCAGTGCGCCTCGCTGAAGGTCCCCATGGACTACAAGAAGCCCAAGGGCAGGACCTTCACGCTGCCGCTGGTGAAGCACCCGGCCGAGAACAGGAAGAAGCGCATCGGCGCCATCGTCTACAACCCCGGCGGCCCCGGCGCCTCCGGAGTCGAGGACCTCAAGGGCGGCACCATCACCACCTTCGGCAAGAAGGTGCGTGCCCGCTTCGATGTGGTCTCCTTCGACCCGCGCGGCGTCGGCGGCAGCAAGCCCGCCATCAAGTGCCCCTGGAAGGAAGGGGGTTCGGGCGGCGGCGAGGCGAGTGCCCCCACCCTCTACCCGGACGACGCGCAGGAGCGGCGGACCGCGCTCGCGGGCGCCGACGCGGAGGCGAAGAACTGCCGCAAGGGCACCGGCGAGGTACTGCGCCACGTCGGCACCCCGGACGCCGCGCGCGACGTCGACGTCCTGCGCTCCGTACTCGGCGACAAGAAGATCAACTTCCTCGGCTGGTCCTACGGTACGAGCCTCGGCACCACCTACGGCGAACTGTTCCCGCACCGGGTGCGCACCATGGTCCTGGACGGCGCCGTCGACCCGAGCCTCAACTGGCAGCAGCGCGCGCTGAGTCAGGGCACCGCCTTCGCCAAGTCCATCGACGACTACGCACAGTTCTGCCCCGACCTCGCGGGCGACCGCTGCCCCGGCACCACGCCGGAGGAGATACGCGACGTCGTCGACACCCTCTACCGCGACGTCGAGGCCGAGCCGCTGCCGGTCCAGGGCTCCGAGACCACCGTCGACATCCAGACCCTGCACGGTGTGATCACCGACGCCATGTACTCGCCCGAGGACCAGTGGGAGGGCCTGTCCGACGCCCTGTGGGAGGCCTACGACCAGGGCGACGGCACCAAGCTCCAGAAGCTCTCCGACGGTGAGGAACCCGAGACGGAGACGGCACGGACGGCGGCACGGACGATGGAACGGACGGCGGCGCGGGCCGCTGCCAAGGCGGAGGACAACAGCGGCGACGCCCTGCTCGCCATCAACTGCCTGGACATACCGCACCCGAAGGACCCGGGGGCGTACTGGAAGGCGCTCGGCGGCGCCCACCGCAAGGCCGGCGTCTTCGGCACCCAGTCCATCGTCGACGAGATGAGCTGCCGCAACTGGCCCAAGGGCACCACCAAGCCGCACCGCGCCAAGACCCCCGGCATGGCCCCGGCCCTGGTCATCGGCACCACCGGCGACCCGGCCACCCCGTACCACGAGGCCCGGAGCCTGGCGAAGCAGCTGCCCAAGGGCATGCTCCTGACCTACGAGGGCCTCGGCCACACGGCCTACGGCCGCGGCGGCTCCTGCGTGAGCAAGATCGTCGACGACTACTTCCTGCACCGCAAGAAGATCCGCGCGGGCGCCACCTGCTGA